In one Bacteroidales bacterium genomic region, the following are encoded:
- the ndk gene encoding nucleoside-diphosphate kinase, translating into MNGRYTLTIIKPGAVRSNHTGAILGKISEAGFRLTALKMLQMTEAQARAFYAVHEGKPFYEGLVQYMISGPVVVAILEKEDAVEAYRNFIGSTDPSKAAAGTIRQLYGNDVRDNAVHGSDSDEHAQFECNFFFPLYERFPEVK; encoded by the coding sequence TGCGGTACGGAGCAATCATACAGGAGCCATTCTCGGCAAAATTTCGGAAGCAGGATTTCGGTTGACTGCCCTGAAGATGCTGCAGATGACAGAGGCACAGGCCCGTGCCTTTTATGCTGTGCACGAAGGGAAACCATTCTACGAAGGCCTTGTACAATATATGATTTCCGGCCCGGTGGTGGTGGCCATTCTCGAAAAGGAAGATGCTGTGGAAGCCTACCGTAATTTCATCGGTTCTACCGACCCTTCAAAGGCTGCTGCCGGAACCATCAGGCAGCTTTACGGAAACGATGTTCGCGACAATGCAGTGCATGGATCCGACAGCGATGAACATGCCCAGTTTGAATGCAATTTCTTTTTTCCGCTTTACGAACGTTTCCCTGAAGTAAAATAA